Part of the Streptomyces sp. NBC_01264 genome, GGCGAGGGAGGTGTGCTGGACCGTGCGGATGAGGAGCTTCTCCAGGAAGGCCCAGTCCGCGAGGTCGACGTCGGTGAAGGTCTTGCTGCCGCGCCAGCCTCCGACGAGGTGGACCAGGCCGTCGATGCGGCCGAACTCCTTCTCGGTCTGCTCGGCCCAGGCCTTGGTGGCCTCCAGGTCGAGCAGGTCGACGGTGTCGCCGGTGATGGTGGCGCCGCCGTGGGCGTAGCGCGCCGCATCCACCGCCTCCGCGAGCCGGGCCGCGTCGGCGTCGGAGGCGACGACCACGGCTCCCGCCTCGGCGAGGCGGAGCAGGGTGGCGTGGCCGGCGGGGCCGCCGGCCCCCGCCACCGCCACTACCGCCCCGTGGAGCTTCCCGTTCCCGTTACCGGAGCCGTTCATCTGTGCAGCCTCCTGTGGGCGAGCGCTCACGCGGCGACCCGCGCGGCGGACTCGCGTTCCGCGGCGTTCCCTGCCGTGATGCCCTTGGTCGAGGCGATCACGCCCTTGAGCTTCTTGGCCAGGGCCTCATAGAACATGCTCAGCGGAAACTCGTCCGGAAGCACGTCGTCCACGAGTTTGCGCGGCGGCTGCGTCAGGTCCAGGGCGTCGGGTCCCTTGGCCCACTTGGAGCCCGGGTGGGGGGCGAGGTATTCGGCGACCAGGTCGTACGCCTTGAACCAGTGGACCAGCTTCGGACGGTCGATGCCGGCCCGGTAGAGGTCCTCGATCTCGGCGCACAGCTGGTTGGTGACCTGCGGGGCGCGCATCCAGTCGATCTTCAGCTTGTTGTCCGTCCAGCGCACGACGTCGTGCTTGTGGAGGTACGCGAAGAGGAGCTGGCCACCGAGGCCGTCGTAGTTCCGGTTGCGGTCGCCGGACACCGGGAAGCGGAACATCCGGTCGAAGAGGACGGCGTACTGCACGTCGCGGCCGTGCTCGTTGCCCTCGGACTCCAGCTTCACGGCCTCCTTGAAGGCGGTGAGGTCGCAGCGCAGCTCCTCCAGCCCGTACATCCAGAACGGCTGGCGCTGCTTGATCATGAAGGGGTCGAACGGCAGGTCTCCGTGGCTGTGGGTGCGGTCGTGGACCATGTCCCACAGGACGAAGGCCTTCTCGCAGCGCTCCTGGTCCTCGACCATCCGGGCGATGTCCTCGGGCAGCTCGATGCCCAGGATGTCCACGGCGGCCTCGGTGACCTTGCGGTAGCGGGCGGCCTCGCGGTCGCAGAAGATGCCGCCCCAGGTGAAGCGCTCGGGGGCCTCGCGGACCGCGATGGTCTCCGGGAAGAGCACGGCGGAGTGCGTGTCGTAGCCCGGGGTGAAGTCCTCGAAGGTGATGCCGAGGAAGAGCGGGTTGTCGTACCGGGTGCGCTCCAGCTCGGAGAGCCACTCGGGCCACACCATCTTCAGCACGACGGCTTCGAGGTTGCGGTCCGGGTTGCCGTTCTGCGTGTACATAGGGAAGACCACGAGGTGCTGGAGCCCGTCGGCGCGCTCGGCGGCCGGGGCGAAGGCCAGCAGGGAGTCGAGGAAGTCGGGCACGCCGAAGCCGCCGTCGGCCCACTTGCGCAGGTCGCCGATGAGGGCGCGGTGGTACGCGGCACCGTGCGGGAGCAGTGGCGACAGCGCCTCGATGCCCTCGATCACGCGCTGGACCACGACCGGGGCGGCTTCGCGGATGTGCGACCCCTCGGCCTCGAAGTCGATGGAGCCGTCGGCCGACTGCCAGGGCCGGATCTCCTCCACGGCGGCCTTGAGCTCGGGCCACGCCGGGTGGTCGACCACCCGTACACCGGCGGTTATCACGGCACCGCCGATACCCGGCACAAGAGTTTCCGTCATGTCACTTCCTCCACAGGAGAACCTCACGTCGGCACAGCGTAAGCGGGTGAGGCTCTCCCACTCAAGAGGAGATCCGGGAAATTATCCTGCGTCACCCCCAGTTTCACCGGAAGTCTTCCCGTTCTTGCGCGTGGAGTCGATGACTTCCCCCAGGCGCGCCAAGGCCTGCCGGGCCTCGGGAAGCACTCCGGCCAGCGCGAGGAATCCGTGGAACATCCCGGGGTGGGAGTCAAGGGCCGAACGGACCCCCGCGCCGAGCAGCCGGTGGTGGTACGCCTCCCCCTCGTCCCGCAGCGGATCGCAGCCGGCGACCACCACGTAGGCGGGCGGGAGCCCCCGCGGGTCCGCGAGGAGCGGGGAGGCCAGCGGATGGCGGCCGTCGCCGCCGGGGCCGAGGTACTGCTCCCAGAACCAGCGCAGGTGCGCCGCGGTCAGGAAGTACCCCTCGGCGTTGCTCCGGTAGGACCCGGTGTCCTGGGCGGCGTCCAGGCAGGGGTAGATCAGCACCTGGAGCGCGACGGCCGGGCCACCCTGGTCGCGCGCCAGCAGGCAGGAGGCGGCGGCGAGGTTCCCGCCGGCGCTGTCGCCGGCCACGACCAGGGCGTCCGGGTCGCCGCCGAGCTCGTCGAGGTGTGCGCCGGCCCAGCACAGTGCGGCGTACGCGTCGTGGACGGCGGCGGGGAAACGGGCCTCGGGCGCCCGCCGGTAGTCGACGGAGACCAGGACGGCGCCGGAGGCCCGGCAGAGCGCCCGCGCGGTGGCGTCGTAGCCGTCGAGGTCGCCCAGGACCCAGCCGCCCCCGTGGCAGAACACCACGGTCGGCCGGGGCCCGGGCCATGGCTCCGGGTCCGGGTCCGGGTAGTAGACGCGCACGGGAACCGGCGGCGCCCCGGCCGGCCCCGGGACCTCCCGGTCCTCCACGATCCCCACGACGGCCGGCCGGGCCGTCGCGGGCACCGCGGCGAGAATCCGGCGGGCCTCTTCGGCATCGGTGACGCGCCCCCCGAGGTCGGGAAAGAGCGAGGCCAGCGCATCGGCGTAGGGCCGCGCGACGGGATCGAGCCGGTCACCCGAGGCGAGCCCGCCACCCCGGCCGACCCCACCGGACCCATCACCCCTGCCCGGCCCACCAGCCCCCGCAGCCCTGTCGGCGCCGCCCACCCCATCGGTCCTGTCCGGCTCGTCGACCCCTGCGGCCCTGTCGAACCTGGCCAACCCATCAGCCCCCGCGGCCCTGTCGGCCCTGGCCACCCCACCAGCCCCCGCAGCCCAGCCGACCCCGCCTGCCCCGTCGGTCCTGTCCGGCTCGTCGGCCCCGCCCGGCCCGTCGGCCCTGTTCGGCTCGCCGGCCCCAGCAGCCCTAGCAGCCCCCGCAGTCGCATCCGTCACGGCGGCAGCCCCTACGCCCGCCGGTCCGCGAAGTGCGGGATGACCTTCTCGCCCCACTGGCGCAGGGTCTCCAGGCAGGCCTCCTGCGGCACGGTGCCCATCTGGATCAGGCACATGATCTCGTCGGCCCCGGCCTCCCGCAGCCGCTCCACGTACGCGATCGCCTCGTCCGCGCTGCCGTAGGCGTGGTCCGCGTTGAAGGTGGCCGTCGCGGTGGGCCGTACCGGGA contains:
- a CDS encoding DUF6421 family protein, which encodes MTETLVPGIGGAVITAGVRVVDHPAWPELKAAVEEIRPWQSADGSIDFEAEGSHIREAAPVVVQRVIEGIEALSPLLPHGAAYHRALIGDLRKWADGGFGVPDFLDSLLAFAPAAERADGLQHLVVFPMYTQNGNPDRNLEAVVLKMVWPEWLSELERTRYDNPLFLGITFEDFTPGYDTHSAVLFPETIAVREAPERFTWGGIFCDREAARYRKVTEAAVDILGIELPEDIARMVEDQERCEKAFVLWDMVHDRTHSHGDLPFDPFMIKQRQPFWMYGLEELRCDLTAFKEAVKLESEGNEHGRDVQYAVLFDRMFRFPVSGDRNRNYDGLGGQLLFAYLHKHDVVRWTDNKLKIDWMRAPQVTNQLCAEIEDLYRAGIDRPKLVHWFKAYDLVAEYLAPHPGSKWAKGPDALDLTQPPRKLVDDVLPDEFPLSMFYEALAKKLKGVIASTKGITAGNAAERESAARVAA
- a CDS encoding alpha/beta hydrolase — protein: MGGADRAAGAGGPGRGDGSGGVGRGGGLASGDRLDPVARPYADALASLFPDLGGRVTDAEEARRILAAVPATARPAVVGIVEDREVPGPAGAPPVPVRVYYPDPDPEPWPGPRPTVVFCHGGGWVLGDLDGYDATARALCRASGAVLVSVDYRRAPEARFPAAVHDAYAALCWAGAHLDELGGDPDALVVAGDSAGGNLAAASCLLARDQGGPAVALQVLIYPCLDAAQDTGSYRSNAEGYFLTAAHLRWFWEQYLGPGGDGRHPLASPLLADPRGLPPAYVVVAGCDPLRDEGEAYHHRLLGAGVRSALDSHPGMFHGFLALAGVLPEARQALARLGEVIDSTRKNGKTSGETGGDAG
- a CDS encoding SDR family NAD(P)-dependent oxidoreductase: MNGSGNGNGKLHGAVVAVAGAGGPAGHATLLRLAEAGAVVVASDADAARLAEAVDAARYAHGGATITGDTVDLLDLEATKAWAEQTEKEFGRIDGLVHLVGGWRGSKTFTDVDLADWAFLEKLLIRTVQHTSLAFHDGLLRSDRGRYVLVSQSGAHKPVANNAAYNAGKAAAEAWTLAMADSFRKAGGEGGPGSAAAILVIKALVHDAMRAERPTAKFAGFTDVKELAEAIAGVWERSASDVNGQRLWLTPQP